Proteins found in one Enterococcus sp. 9D6_DIV0238 genomic segment:
- the kdpF gene encoding K(+)-transporting ATPase subunit F, with translation MTIISGIIAALLLIYLFYQLLWGDQQ, from the coding sequence ATGACGATTATTTCGGGTATTATCGCAGCGTTATTGCTTATTTATTTATTTTACCAACTACTTTGGGGGGATCAACAGTGA
- a CDS encoding response regulator, whose translation MATILIIEDDDVIAEFMGAVLEKEKHTIYIARSALEGLSTYRMWPVDLILLDLGLPDQDGMDVLKSIRAASSIPIIIISARDHEDHKVEALDLGADDYITKPFGTPELLARIRTALRHAAAHSNTQEVKQIINGDLCIDIEHHQVTKRGQIIHLTPNEYKIIQVLGENMGKVLTHTFISQKVWGPYSNESQTLRVNMSNIRKKIEENPVEPEYILTEIGIGYRMLETKKAVD comes from the coding sequence ATGGCAACGATTTTAATCATAGAAGATGACGATGTAATTGCAGAGTTTATGGGCGCCGTTTTAGAAAAAGAAAAACACACGATCTATATCGCACGCTCGGCTCTTGAAGGCTTGTCGACGTATCGAATGTGGCCTGTCGATTTGATTTTGCTGGACCTTGGCTTGCCAGATCAAGATGGGATGGATGTATTGAAAAGCATTCGGGCAGCCTCCTCTATACCGATCATCATTATTTCAGCTCGGGATCATGAGGATCATAAGGTAGAAGCCTTAGATCTTGGAGCTGATGACTATATCACCAAGCCGTTTGGCACTCCTGAGCTTTTGGCTAGGATCAGAACAGCCTTGCGTCATGCGGCGGCTCATTCGAATACACAAGAAGTTAAACAAATCATAAATGGAGATTTGTGTATCGATATTGAACATCATCAAGTGACAAAACGAGGACAAATCATTCACTTGACGCCAAACGAATACAAGATCATCCAAGTCTTAGGTGAAAATATGGGAAAGGTTTTGACACACACCTTTATTTCTCAAAAAGTTTGGGGACCATACAGCAATGAAAGCCAGACGCTAAGAGTCAATATGTCGAATATTCGTAAAAAGATCGAAGAAAATCCAGTAGAACCGGAATATATTTTAACTGAGATAGGGATCGG
- the kdpB gene encoding potassium-transporting ATPase subunit KdpB: protein MKKTQSKRTVYLDALRSSFKKLAPAVQIKNPVMLVVYLGAMLTTVLYILTFTGYTDTEPFFILAIALILWLTILFANFAEAIAEGRGKAQAESLKQAKKDVVAHKVASVEDAELKKFSEVKSSELKKGDLVYVCANEQIPMDGDVIDGAASVDESAITGESAPVIRESGGDRSAVTGGTTVVSDYLVIKVTAENGESFLDKMISMVEGTERKKTPNEIGLQIILIMLTIIFLVVSATLLPFTKFSSELVGNGSALALTVIIALLVCLAPTTIGALVSSIGIAGMSRLNKENVIAMSGRAIEAAGDVDILLLDKTGTITLGNRRASEFIPVAGVSEYELADAAQLSSLADETAEGRSIVILAKEKFDIRGRELNHVDVEFIEFTAKTRMSGIDYQGDEIRKGAADTMKNYVEEKGNQYPEECDQIVQRVANEGGTPLVVVKNNQVFGVIYLKDIVKNGVKEKFDDLRKMGIKTIMITGDNPMTAAAIAAEAGVDDFLAEATPENKMSLIRDYQEKGHLVAMTGDGTNDAPALAQADVAVAMNTGTQAAKEAGNMIDLDSSPTKLISIVKIGKQLLMTRGALTTFSIANDIAKYFAIIPVLFFSIYPSLEALNIMKLTNPTTAILSAIIYNAFIIVALIPLALKGVPYKEKPASQILRHNLLVYGLGGVVAPFVAIKLIDLCLTFLLY from the coding sequence TTGAAAAAAACACAAAGTAAACGCACCGTTTATTTAGACGCTTTACGATCTTCCTTTAAAAAATTAGCTCCCGCTGTTCAAATAAAAAATCCTGTCATGTTGGTTGTTTACCTCGGCGCAATGCTAACGACCGTTCTTTATATTTTGACCTTTACAGGATACACAGATACAGAACCATTCTTTATTTTGGCAATCGCATTGATTTTATGGTTGACGATTTTATTTGCAAATTTTGCTGAAGCGATCGCAGAAGGAAGAGGCAAGGCTCAGGCAGAAAGTTTAAAGCAGGCAAAAAAAGATGTCGTTGCGCATAAAGTTGCTTCAGTAGAAGACGCTGAGCTGAAAAAATTCAGCGAGGTCAAATCATCAGAGCTGAAAAAAGGCGACCTCGTTTACGTTTGTGCAAATGAACAAATTCCTATGGATGGCGATGTGATCGATGGAGCTGCCTCTGTTGATGAAAGTGCGATCACAGGAGAATCAGCACCAGTGATCAGAGAATCAGGAGGTGACCGAAGTGCAGTAACAGGAGGGACAACGGTCGTTTCTGACTATTTGGTGATCAAAGTAACAGCTGAAAATGGCGAATCTTTTTTAGACAAAATGATTTCTATGGTGGAAGGAACCGAACGTAAAAAGACACCAAATGAAATTGGTTTACAAATCATTTTGATCATGTTGACGATTATTTTTCTTGTTGTTTCGGCTACTTTACTGCCATTTACTAAATTTTCCAGTGAATTGGTTGGAAATGGCTCTGCATTAGCATTGACTGTGATCATCGCGTTATTGGTATGCTTGGCGCCGACAACGATCGGTGCATTAGTTTCTTCGATCGGGATCGCGGGCATGAGCCGTTTGAATAAAGAAAATGTGATCGCCATGAGCGGACGGGCAATCGAAGCGGCTGGAGATGTGGATATTTTATTACTAGATAAAACAGGAACGATCACCTTAGGGAATCGTCGCGCTAGTGAATTTATCCCTGTAGCAGGGGTGTCTGAATATGAACTGGCGGATGCAGCACAGCTTTCTTCTTTAGCGGATGAAACAGCCGAAGGTAGAAGCATCGTCATTTTAGCAAAGGAAAAATTTGATATCCGCGGACGTGAGCTTAATCATGTAGACGTTGAATTTATTGAGTTTACCGCTAAGACTAGAATGAGCGGCATCGATTATCAAGGGGATGAAATCCGTAAAGGTGCGGCTGATACAATGAAAAATTATGTGGAAGAAAAAGGCAATCAATACCCTGAAGAATGTGATCAGATCGTCCAACGTGTAGCCAACGAAGGCGGAACACCGTTAGTTGTTGTTAAAAACAATCAAGTATTTGGCGTGATTTATTTGAAAGATATCGTCAAAAACGGAGTAAAAGAAAAATTTGATGATCTACGTAAAATGGGGATCAAAACGATCATGATCACAGGGGACAATCCGATGACTGCTGCAGCAATTGCTGCAGAAGCTGGTGTAGATGACTTTCTGGCAGAAGCAACACCGGAAAATAAGATGAGCTTGATCCGTGATTATCAAGAAAAAGGGCACTTGGTTGCTATGACCGGAGATGGGACGAACGATGCGCCAGCGCTTGCTCAAGCAGATGTTGCTGTTGCGATGAATACAGGGACGCAAGCGGCTAAAGAAGCCGGTAATATGATCGATCTGGATTCCAGCCCGACGAAATTGATCAGTATTGTTAAGATCGGCAAACAGCTGTTGATGACACGTGGTGCATTGACGACCTTTAGCATCGCCAATGATATCGCAAAATATTTCGCGATCATCCCAGTGTTATTTTTCAGTATTTATCCTTCTTTAGAAGCGCTGAATATCATGAAACTGACAAATCCGACAACGGCTATTTTATCAGCGATCATCTATAATGCATTTATCATTGTAGCGTTGATCCCTCTTGCGTTGAAAGGCGTTCCCTATAAAGAAAAGCCAGCTAGTCAAATTTTGCGTCACAACTTGCTGGTATATGGTTTAGGCGGAGTAGTCGCACCGTTTGTTGCGATCAAATTGATCGACCTTTGTCTCACATTTTTATTGTATTAG
- a CDS encoding sensor histidine kinase codes for MTEERLDPEYLLEKWKKNEQSLRSGRLKVFFGYAAGVGKTYAMLKEAHEQQAEGKTVVVGYVEPHARPETEALVKGLPIMPTKKYTYKGITIREFDVDAALKEKPDLILVDELAHTNAVGARNKKRYQDIEELLKAGIDVYTTVNVQHIESLNDIVEQVTGVHISETVPDTFFETSALKVVDIETEELLERLKQGKIYHSENAKKAMANFFTSDNLTLLRGLAIRKASDHINTTNQQETQKSTGIHSKLLTVIDEKNPEMTKKCLRWTARLAQALGTEWIALEILEDLSEHSESENAKLATKLGGEVVTLESDNQRATIIQYVKMRGVTDLVMGKVINRSRFIRLYRPDLEDELVSFIPDVDIHLVPYQSNKYLLNKYAAKKKNLNTVFTWKDFYMTLGLLAMATILSELGSYFHIGDQNLILIYILFVLLVARATTGYLWTAIASIASVLMFNWFFVAPLYSLTVYKQGYPLTLFFMLLVALLVSNLMMQIKKQAFYAMKREHQLEILYELNKKYLVTHDQKEILATTADYLSNMLDREVVLYDEQEVKEPNGAPIKGPLRSLEELAVANWVFVNQKQAGYGTDTLMGAKALYLPVLSNGATLAVIGIEKSKENPITDEIISFLELISTQLALALEQNILTSERQQILFESEKERMRGNLLRAISHDLRTPLTGISGSVEAILAEDKSTLLPTETKQKLLVGIKEDADWLIRMVENLLSITRINEETMKVAKRKEAVEEVVASAIQRIRKSYPTSEIKVSLPEEFILVPMDSILIEQVLFNLMENAIRHSNCQSAIFVTISLAENDAVFEVADQGQGLTSEQLKGLFSGMNQQSTPVDSKNGMGIGLSIVKTIILAHDGTLNAGNRPQRGAFFTFTLPLERKEQL; via the coding sequence GTGACTGAGGAACGGTTAGATCCAGAATACTTATTAGAGAAATGGAAGAAAAACGAACAAAGCCTGAGGTCTGGTAGACTGAAGGTTTTCTTCGGTTATGCTGCAGGGGTAGGAAAAACTTATGCTATGCTGAAAGAAGCGCATGAGCAACAAGCAGAAGGAAAGACAGTCGTCGTGGGGTATGTAGAACCTCACGCTAGACCTGAGACAGAAGCCTTGGTCAAAGGGCTTCCCATTATGCCGACTAAAAAGTATACCTACAAAGGAATCACGATCCGAGAGTTTGATGTAGATGCTGCTCTAAAAGAAAAGCCGGATCTTATTTTAGTGGATGAATTGGCTCATACAAATGCTGTGGGCGCCCGCAACAAAAAAAGATACCAGGATATCGAAGAATTATTGAAAGCTGGAATCGATGTTTATACGACAGTCAATGTTCAGCATATCGAAAGCCTGAATGATATCGTTGAACAAGTAACAGGTGTTCATATTTCCGAAACAGTTCCAGATACTTTTTTTGAAACAAGTGCTTTAAAAGTCGTTGATATTGAAACAGAAGAGCTTTTAGAGCGTCTAAAACAAGGGAAGATCTATCATTCAGAAAACGCCAAAAAAGCGATGGCGAACTTTTTTACCTCGGACAATCTCACACTGTTAAGAGGACTTGCCATACGTAAAGCCTCCGATCATATCAATACGACAAATCAACAGGAAACGCAAAAGAGTACAGGAATCCATTCTAAATTACTAACAGTTATTGATGAGAAAAATCCTGAAATGACTAAAAAATGTTTACGTTGGACCGCTCGATTAGCACAAGCATTGGGGACTGAGTGGATTGCATTGGAAATTTTAGAAGATTTGTCTGAGCATTCCGAGTCAGAAAACGCAAAATTAGCAACGAAATTAGGCGGTGAAGTGGTCACTTTAGAAAGTGATAATCAAAGAGCTACGATCATCCAGTATGTCAAAATGCGCGGTGTCACGGATCTTGTGATGGGGAAAGTCATCAATCGCTCTCGTTTCATTCGCTTGTATCGGCCGGATCTAGAAGATGAGCTTGTTTCATTCATCCCGGATGTGGACATCCATTTAGTGCCTTATCAGTCAAATAAGTATCTTTTGAATAAATATGCTGCAAAGAAAAAAAATCTGAATACCGTTTTCACTTGGAAAGATTTTTATATGACACTGGGGTTGTTGGCGATGGCGACCATTTTATCAGAATTAGGTTCGTACTTTCATATCGGCGACCAAAATCTGATTCTGATCTACATCTTATTTGTATTATTGGTAGCTAGAGCCACAACGGGTTATTTATGGACAGCGATAGCATCGATTGCTAGTGTGCTGATGTTCAATTGGTTTTTTGTAGCGCCGCTTTATTCATTGACAGTCTATAAACAAGGCTACCCATTGACCCTCTTTTTTATGCTTTTGGTTGCTTTGTTAGTCAGTAATTTGATGATGCAGATCAAAAAACAGGCTTTTTATGCGATGAAACGTGAACATCAGTTGGAAATTTTATACGAGCTAAATAAAAAATACTTAGTAACTCATGATCAAAAAGAAATTCTAGCAACAACTGCCGACTATCTATCGAACATGCTGGATCGTGAAGTCGTGCTGTATGACGAACAGGAAGTCAAAGAACCAAATGGCGCACCGATCAAAGGGCCGTTAAGAAGTTTGGAAGAATTGGCAGTCGCAAATTGGGTCTTTGTCAATCAAAAGCAGGCTGGTTATGGAACTGATACATTGATGGGAGCTAAAGCACTCTATTTACCAGTATTATCAAATGGTGCTACCTTAGCTGTGATCGGTATTGAAAAAAGTAAAGAGAACCCGATCACGGATGAAATCATTAGCTTCCTAGAGTTGATCTCGACACAGTTGGCACTTGCCCTCGAACAAAATATACTCACCTCAGAGCGTCAGCAAATCTTATTTGAAAGTGAAAAAGAACGAATGCGTGGAAATTTGTTGCGGGCGATCTCACATGATCTGCGTACACCGCTCACAGGGATTTCGGGCTCAGTTGAAGCTATTCTTGCAGAAGATAAAAGCACTTTACTGCCTACAGAAACGAAACAAAAACTACTGGTCGGAATCAAAGAGGATGCAGACTGGTTGATTCGTATGGTAGAAAATCTATTATCGATCACTCGGATCAATGAGGAAACTATGAAAGTCGCAAAACGTAAAGAAGCGGTTGAAGAAGTTGTTGCTTCAGCGATTCAGCGAATTAGAAAAAGCTATCCAACAAGTGAGATCAAGGTTTCTTTACCAGAAGAATTTATTTTAGTACCGATGGATTCTATTTTGATCGAACAAGTGCTTTTTAATTTGATGGAAAATGCTATTCGTCATTCCAATTGCCAATCAGCGATTTTTGTGACGATCTCACTAGCTGAAAATGATGCTGTATTCGAAGTGGCAGATCAAGGACAGGGCTTGACTTCAGAACAGCTAAAAGGTCTATTCAGCGGAATGAACCAGCAAAGTACACCCGTCGATTCAAAAAATGGCATGGGCATCGGATTATCCATTGTAAAAACGATCATCTTAGCACACGATGGGACACTAAACGCCGGCAATCGACCACAAAGGGGCGCATTCTTTACCTTTACACTCCCTCTGGAAAGAAAGGAGCAACTATAA
- a CDS encoding glutathione peroxidase, with protein MSIYDYQVKTTDNDTVSLEKYKGKVLLIVNTATGCGFTPQYEGLEKLYKEYKEQGFEILDFPCNQFGHQAPGTNQEISDFCQLTYQTTFETFGKIDVNGENADPLYAFLKGEKGGLLGGAIKWNFTKFLVDREGKVVKRFAPTVEPEKIAGDIEKLM; from the coding sequence ATGAGTATTTATGACTATCAAGTAAAGACGACTGACAACGATACAGTTTCGCTAGAGAAATACAAAGGGAAAGTCCTGTTGATCGTCAATACGGCGACCGGCTGCGGTTTTACTCCACAATATGAGGGATTAGAAAAATTATATAAAGAGTATAAAGAGCAAGGATTTGAAATTCTGGATTTTCCTTGTAATCAGTTTGGGCATCAAGCGCCAGGAACGAATCAGGAAATCAGCGATTTTTGTCAATTGACGTATCAAACGACCTTTGAAACATTTGGAAAAATCGATGTGAATGGCGAAAATGCTGACCCATTATATGCTTTTTTAAAAGGCGAAAAAGGCGGACTTTTAGGTGGAGCGATCAAATGGAACTTCACGAAGTTTTTAGTTGATCGTGAAGGCAAGGTCGTGAAGCGCTTTGCACCAACAGTAGAACCAGAGAAAATCGCTGGGGATATTGAGAAATTAATGTAA
- the kdpA gene encoding potassium-transporting ATPase subunit KdpA encodes MSTILIQQFFFFIVLIGLAIPLGVYMNKVMTGQKTFMTRILAPVETKIYQFLGSPAQKAMTAKQYGASVVFFSLFSFLLLMGMLVTQGFLPLNPEKMPGMNVSLAFNTAASFVTNTNWQAYAGEESLSIFSQAFGLTVQNFVSAGVGIAVLFVLLRGFVNRTTKQIGNFWQDLTRIILYVLLPLSFIVSLLLISQGAVQTFAGSVETTSLELGEKIFLPLGTVASQVAIKQLGTNGGGYYGGNSAYPFENPNLISNFIENISILLIPAALIVAFGLFVKDWKQGRTIMIVSLGFLIAALIGVTLSEYYGPQFQQVIGQMNLEGKETRFGIGWSSLWAVSTTAASNGSVNAMLDSFTPLGGLLPMFLMQLGEIIFGGAGSGLYGMIVFILLAIFIAGLLVGRTPEYLGKKIEPFDMKMVCLVILTPLLLTLIGTMLFILNPQAMSWLGNQGPHGFSEILYAFSSLANNNGSAFAGLTVDTPFMNLLGGVIMILSRFIPMLAVIYLASNLGKKKIVATGSGSLSTTNATFVTMLIIVILVVGALSFLPAMALGPIAEHFITK; translated from the coding sequence GTGAGTACTATTTTGATACAGCAGTTCTTCTTTTTTATTGTGCTGATAGGGTTAGCGATTCCATTAGGTGTTTATATGAATAAGGTCATGACTGGACAGAAAACATTTATGACAAGGATACTTGCGCCAGTTGAGACAAAAATATATCAGTTTTTAGGCAGTCCGGCACAAAAAGCGATGACCGCAAAACAATACGGTGCAAGTGTAGTGTTTTTCAGTTTGTTCTCGTTTTTACTGCTGATGGGTATGCTTGTGACACAGGGGTTTTTACCGCTAAATCCAGAGAAGATGCCAGGAATGAACGTGTCCCTTGCTTTTAATACAGCGGCAAGCTTTGTAACAAATACGAACTGGCAGGCGTATGCAGGAGAAGAATCATTATCGATTTTTAGTCAGGCATTTGGCTTAACCGTTCAGAATTTTGTTTCTGCTGGTGTAGGAATTGCCGTTTTATTTGTTTTACTTCGTGGTTTTGTGAATCGGACAACGAAGCAGATTGGAAACTTCTGGCAAGATTTAACGAGAATCATTTTATATGTATTATTACCACTCTCTTTTATCGTATCGCTCCTTTTGATCTCTCAAGGTGCTGTTCAAACCTTTGCTGGATCGGTTGAAACAACGAGTTTAGAGCTTGGAGAAAAAATCTTTTTACCGTTGGGAACTGTAGCCAGTCAAGTTGCGATCAAACAATTAGGAACAAATGGTGGTGGCTACTATGGTGGAAACTCTGCTTATCCTTTTGAAAACCCTAATTTGATCAGTAATTTTATTGAAAATATTTCTATTTTACTGATACCAGCAGCTTTGATCGTTGCTTTTGGATTATTCGTCAAGGATTGGAAACAAGGCAGAACGATCATGATCGTGTCTCTTGGTTTTTTGATCGCTGCTTTGATCGGTGTGACCTTGAGTGAATATTACGGACCACAGTTTCAGCAAGTGATCGGTCAAATGAACCTTGAAGGAAAAGAAACACGCTTTGGTATTGGCTGGTCAAGTTTATGGGCTGTTAGTACGACTGCTGCGTCAAATGGTTCGGTCAATGCGATGCTAGACAGTTTCACACCGCTGGGCGGTTTGCTGCCGATGTTTTTGATGCAGCTTGGTGAAATCATCTTTGGCGGAGCTGGCAGTGGACTTTATGGCATGATCGTCTTTATTTTACTAGCCATTTTTATTGCAGGTTTATTGGTTGGACGAACGCCCGAATATTTAGGGAAAAAAATCGAGCCTTTTGATATGAAAATGGTTTGCTTAGTGATTTTGACTCCGCTGTTACTGACCTTGATCGGAACAATGTTGTTTATTTTGAATCCTCAGGCAATGAGCTGGTTAGGTAATCAGGGCCCTCACGGATTTTCAGAGATCCTCTATGCCTTTTCTTCATTAGCAAATAATAACGGAAGTGCATTTGCCGGATTGACTGTAGATACGCCATTTATGAATTTACTAGGTGGTGTGATCATGATCTTATCTCGTTTTATTCCTATGTTGGCAGTGATTTATTTGGCCTCTAATTTAGGGAAAAAGAAAATCGTTGCCACAGGATCAGGCTCATTATCAACAACGAATGCGACCTTTGTGACGATGCTGATCATCGTGATTTTAGTCGTAGGAGCACTAAGCTTTTTACCAGCAATGGCATTAGGCCCGATCGCTGAACATTTCATAACTAAATAA
- a CDS encoding potassium-transporting ATPase subunit C, with product MKKTMIASLKSLVVFTLLCGVFYTAAVTAFGQVLFSSQANGSLVKTEKAGKKQIIGSKLIGQEFSADKYLHGRPTTVSQLSPVSKEQQKLIDERIEQADSKEVPIELVTASASGVDPEISLDAAMLQVSRIASARTMKKEEVRDIIKQNITGLKIGPADSRRINVLGVNQMLDEAK from the coding sequence GTGAAAAAAACAATGATTGCCTCATTAAAGAGTCTCGTAGTATTCACCCTATTGTGCGGTGTGTTTTATACAGCAGCTGTCACTGCGTTCGGTCAAGTGCTTTTTTCATCTCAGGCTAATGGCAGTTTAGTAAAAACAGAAAAAGCAGGGAAAAAGCAGATCATCGGCTCCAAATTGATTGGACAAGAGTTTTCAGCGGATAAATATTTACATGGACGACCAACGACAGTCAGTCAGCTTTCGCCAGTATCAAAAGAACAACAAAAATTGATTGATGAAAGAATCGAACAAGCAGATTCAAAAGAAGTCCCGATCGAACTAGTCACCGCTTCAGCGAGTGGTGTCGATCCAGAAATCTCGCTCGATGCTGCAATGCTTCAGGTTTCACGAATCGCCTCAGCGAGAACGATGAAAAAAGAAGAGGTCCGTGATATAATCAAACAAAATATCACGGGGCTCAAAATCGGACCAGCAGACTCAAGACGGATCAATGTGTTAGGCGTCAATCAAATGCTGGATGAGGCTAAATAA
- a CDS encoding type I toxin-antitoxin system Fst family toxin, translating to MLLAFLCPLLVGILLALFEYWLNNRKKK from the coding sequence ATGTTATTGGCATTTCTTTGTCCACTTCTTGTCGGAATTTTGCTTGCTCTATTCGAGTATTGGTTAAATAACAGAAAGAAGAAGTGA